The genomic region TTGTGCCGCAACAACACGGTCACCTTGGGGTGCCAACGCCATTGAGGAGACTTCATGGCTTGCATGCCACAAAATACGCGGGCTAGGCGCAGGCAGTGTTAATTCCACATTGTCCAAAATGGCAAAGACTGGTCCCAAATGAGATGTATTACCACCTTCACCTGGCACCAGGTAGCGCACCGTACTGGGCTGTTGGGCTGTTTCAGTTGGGATACGGGCCGGTCGATTGGCTATTTCTTGAAGTGTACGCGACCCAATACTCACCCAGACCGTCCATAGCAGCAACAAAAGGACCACAAACCCTGCCATCATGACCCAACCGGGGAGCAAACTCTGTCTGGCGACGTTCGGGCCACCAAACCCTCCCCCACGGCGAACCTTCGACCGTTTAGTTCCCCCAAGGGGAACATGCGGATCCAGTTGACGTGCCGCGCGATGCGCGTCGGGACGTGGACGTGTGGGACGAGAGACCATAGGTTCAGTGTAGAGAGGTAGATCGTGCTGATTCAGTCAAGAGTTGTTTGGCATGTGCCTTAGCGACAGGTTCATCAGGTGAACCACTCAACATTCTCGCAATTTCATCTTCACGCCCTTGGGCGTCAAGGGCGTTGACTGTTGTGGTAGTTGTTGTTTTTCCTTGGATTTTAGTGATGAGGAAATGAGCATCGGCATGGGCTGCTATTTGTGCTAAATGGGTTACACAAAGCACCTGTTTTGTTGTCGCAAGTCGTTGTAACTTCTCACCAACCATCACGGCGGTTTGCCCACCAATACCCGCATCAACCTCATCAAACACCATAATGGGCACATGGTCAGCATCGGCCAACGCCACTTTAAGGGCAAGAGCTATTCGGCTTCGTTCTCCACCTGATGCTGCTTTATCAAGGGTAACTGGTGGTTGTCCGGGGTTGGTTGTGATGAGAAATTGCACCGTATCCATGCCATAGGGTCCTGGTTTACCCGCTTCAACATGAATGTGAACGGTTGCGGCACCCATCGCAAGGTCTGCTAGCTCATCTTCAACCACGGCAGCCAAGGTTGTTGCAGCATGGACCCGTGCGGTGTGGAGACGCTCCCCGATCGTGTTCAGGTCGGTTCGTAGCGTCTTCACGTGTTCATCAAGCTCATCAAGTCGTTCCTCACCGCCATCAATTTGCATAAGCCGCTGTCTGGCTGCGTCAGCGTGGGCAAGGACATCAGTACTGGTTGCACCATAGAGCCGAAAGAGCTGCTTCAACTCAGCCATACGCTGCATGGCCGTATCGAATGCAGATGCATCTGTTTCAATCTGGTTAGCTTGGCTTGCAATCTCTGATACCACATCGTTTAAGTCAGTACTGATTGCATTCAATCGTGTGGTCCATATGCCAATAGCGGGGTCCATTGCAGCGACCTGTTCAAATTGCGTGATGACTGCCCCTAAGCTGTCTTGCACCCCTCCTTCACCTTGGAGGGTTTCTACACCGCTGTGGTAGGCATTTGCTAGGGCTTCTCCATGTTGGATACGTAAAACCTGGGCTTTGAGGTCATCTTCCTCACCCGGGTACGGGTTGACCGCTTCGATAGCATCGACTTCACGATGAAGCTGCGCTGCTTCTCGCGCGTGAGCAGCTGCATTGGTTCTTGCATCATGAGCCAGCTTTCTCGCCTGACGCCATTGGGACCATACCCCTTGCCATTCCTCCATAAGCGGAGCAATGGTGGCATGATCAAACCGATCCAATAGGCTGCGTTGGACATCAGCGTCAGCCATCATCAGGCTTTCATGTTGACCGTGTAATTCAATGACCTTGCTGAGTATCGTCTCTAATTGGGTAACGGGGGCCATCCGTCCCTGGATACGTACACGGTTGCGGCCACCCTCAATGCCTGCAATTTCACGAACAATAAGCAAGTCTTCGTCTTCGTCGTGTACCCATTCAGCCGCTTGTACTGGTGGTGGACTAATGGCACCTTGTACAACGGCACGACTCGCACCCGCTTGCACGCTGTGTTTGTCTGCTCGTTTCCCCGAAAGGAGTTGGAGCGCAGTCACCACAAGCGTTTTGCCTGCCCCCGTTTCTCCTGTCAATACGTTAAGTCCTGGCTGAAAAGTGAGTTCAGCCAAATCAATGAGCCCCAACCCTTCAATCACCACATCTCGAAGGACTGGGTGGTGTTGGTTATCAGGCATCATTGGGCTGACCATTGGCTAACTCCTGTGCCGCTTCAATTGCTTGTTCAATATAGCCTAAATGAACATTTGTTCGTGCTCTACCTCGTTGGAGGTGAACAAAGAACTCAATATTTCCACGTGGACCTGGTGTACGACTAGGCACGATACCAACCACATCACAGTTGCGCGTATGTGCGGCATCAATAACGCCAGCCAGTGCATCAGCCCAATCATCTGGATTACGGACAACACCACCTTTGCCCACACGCGACTTTCCGACCTCAAATTGAGGTTTGACCATGGGCAGCAACATGGCATCAGGGGTACAGGGTGCGAGTAGTCCATCTAACACCTTTGTCAGGCTGATAAATGAGAGGTCAGCCACAACAAAATCAACGCTATCGGGTAGGTCACCCGGTTGAAGATGGCGGATATTGGTTCGTTCAAATACGCTCACCCGGTCATCTGTTCGAAGTCGCCAATCAAACTGACCGTAGGCAACATCAACGGCATATACATGTGAAGCACCTTGAGTAAGCAGGACATCAGTGAACCCGCCGTGGGCGCATCCGGCATCAAGAACGCGTAGTCCTGATGGGTCAATATGGAGGTCAGCTAACGCGCCTTCGAGTTTACGACCGCCTCGAGTGACCCATTGCTGGCCAGGTTCTTGCACATGAATGGGCTGGCCTTCGTCGACCATTGATGACGGCTTGGGTGCAATGAGACCGAAAACACGCACGTACCCACCATCAATGAGTTCTTGTGCTTTGGCCCGACTTGTGGCGAGTTTGCGCTGGACAAGCGCAACGTCAAGCCGTTGACGTGCCACGATCCGTTCCCTGCGTTTGCGTTATTGCAATAGCATCAAGTGCCGTCTCTAAATCATCGAGCGCACGACTAATAGCCCCTGGGTGATCAGTCAAGGGCAGCTCAGTGATATCAAATTCAGGATTCATCATCAAAAAGACTGGGCTGTTGGTCAAGATCAGGTGTGTCAGCCAGCATAGATGCTGCTGGCCCCGCGTCCTCCGAGGATAGAGCGTGTGGCATGACCGTGGTATCACGAGTCGCTTCTATGGGGATACCTGGTTCTGGGTCTTCCTCTTCCCAATCTTCATCTTCCCAGTCATCACCAGGATCCCATCCGTCATCGTGTACATCGTGAACCGGTTGTTCATCATCAAGGTGTTCAGGAGCAGCACCAACGGCATCGTCAGCTTGGGTATCCTGCTCATTAGCATTCGATAACGGTGCATCATC from Stomatohabitans albus harbors:
- the recN gene encoding DNA repair protein RecN; the encoded protein is MMPDNQHHPVLRDVVIEGLGLIDLAELTFQPGLNVLTGETGAGKTLVVTALQLLSGKRADKHSVQAGASRAVVQGAISPPPVQAAEWVHDEDEDLLIVREIAGIEGGRNRVRIQGRMAPVTQLETILSKVIELHGQHESLMMADADVQRSLLDRFDHATIAPLMEEWQGVWSQWRQARKLAHDARTNAAAHAREAAQLHREVDAIEAVNPYPGEEDDLKAQVLRIQHGEALANAYHSGVETLQGEGGVQDSLGAVITQFEQVAAMDPAIGIWTTRLNAISTDLNDVVSEIASQANQIETDASAFDTAMQRMAELKQLFRLYGATSTDVLAHADAARQRLMQIDGGEERLDELDEHVKTLRTDLNTIGERLHTARVHAATTLAAVVEDELADLAMGAATVHIHVEAGKPGPYGMDTVQFLITTNPGQPPVTLDKAASGGERSRIALALKVALADADHVPIMVFDEVDAGIGGQTAVMVGEKLQRLATTKQVLCVTHLAQIAAHADAHFLITKIQGKTTTTTTVNALDAQGREDEIARMLSGSPDEPVAKAHAKQLLTESARSTSLH
- a CDS encoding TlyA family RNA methyltransferase, translating into MARQRLDVALVQRKLATSRAKAQELIDGGYVRVFGLIAPKPSSMVDEGQPIHVQEPGQQWVTRGGRKLEGALADLHIDPSGLRVLDAGCAHGGFTDVLLTQGASHVYAVDVAYGQFDWRLRTDDRVSVFERTNIRHLQPGDLPDSVDFVVADLSFISLTKVLDGLLAPCTPDAMLLPMVKPQFEVGKSRVGKGGVVRNPDDWADALAGVIDAAHTRNCDVVGIVPSRTPGPRGNIEFFVHLQRGRARTNVHLGYIEQAIEAAQELANGQPNDA